A window of Fragaria vesca subsp. vesca linkage group LG7, FraVesHawaii_1.0, whole genome shotgun sequence contains these coding sequences:
- the LOC101301238 gene encoding Golgi SNAP receptor complex member 1-2-like — MTDSSLELQESGWEELRREARKIEGDLDVKLSSYAKLGARFTQGGGYVESGSPPVGSSRSWKSMEMEIQSLLEKLLDINDSMSRCAASATPATSVTQKLARHRDILHECTQEFRRIKGNINSLREHAELLTSVRDDISEYKASGSMSPRMQILRERAAIHGSVSHIDEVISQAQTTRAVLGTQKAMFGDVQGKVKNLSDKFPVIRGLLGSIKRRRSRDTIILSAVIAACTLFLIIYWLSK; from the exons ATGACGGATTCGAGTCTGGAGCTCCAGGAATCGGGGTGGGAGGAGCTGAGGCGAGAGGCTAGGAAGATCGAGGGCGATCTTGACGTCAAGCTTTCTTCTTACGCCAAGCTCGGAGCTCGCTTCACACAAGGAGGAG GTTATGTGGAATCTGGATCACCACCTGTGGGGTCCAGCAGGTCATGGAAGTCTATGGAAATGGAAATCCAGTCTTTGCTTGAGAAGCTATTGGATATAAATGATTCAATGAGCCGATGTGCTGCTTCTGCTACACCAGCTACTTCTGTTACTCAGAAACTAGCAAGGCATAGAGACATACTTCATGAGTGTACTCAG GAGTTCAGACGGATCAAAGGCAACATAAATTCATTGAGGGAACATGCCGAGCTTCTGACTTCTGTCAGGGATGATATTAGCGAGTACAAG GCATCTGGGAGTATGTCACCAAGAATGCAAATACTACGGGAGAGAGCTGCTATCCATGGAAGCGTATCTCAT ATAGATGAGGTGATTAGTCAGGCTCAAACAACAAGGGCGGTCTTGGGCACTCAAAAGGCGATGTTTGGAGATGTTCAAGGAAAAGTGAAGAATCTAAGTGACAAGTTCCCTGTTATCCGTGGCCTACTTG GCTCAATTAAAAGGAGGCGATCAAGAGACACAATTATTCTGTCTGCAGTCATTGCAGCTTGTACCTTGTTTCTTATCATCTACTGGCTTTCAAAATAG